A section of the Bacteroidia bacterium genome encodes:
- a CDS encoding T9SS C-terminal target domain-containing protein: MKLIFLLLSICGIYINTLAQINYDNADAYIQQNQQNADSKGTSFIVQMKPLALLPKEIRETSGLIYVGENQILTHNDSGGEPVLYRYDANLRKIVQKIRIANARNIDWEDITQSKDYIYIGDFGNNKGNRKDLKIYRIKKADITTTQGDISVYADSICFSFSDQTDFSESWRKSDYDCESLIHVGDSLYVFSKDWTDRKCRLYSLPDRPGTYIAKSHGGFDARGLITGAAVSPDGKKIALIGYERDPKKGSDVFIWIFTDITPYNFLLSNKERIDLGLESVLGQTEGIDFKDNNTVYISNEELEEHKVPGRLYSVRIP; this comes from the coding sequence ATGAAACTGATATTTTTACTTTTGTCTATTTGTGGGATTTACATTAACACTCTTGCACAAATTAACTACGATAATGCTGATGCTTATATTCAGCAAAACCAGCAAAACGCTGATAGCAAAGGCACAAGTTTTATTGTTCAAATGAAGCCACTGGCACTTCTGCCCAAAGAAATAAGAGAGACTTCGGGACTAATATACGTAGGTGAAAACCAAATTCTAACGCATAATGATAGTGGGGGAGAACCTGTATTGTACCGATACGATGCTAACCTTAGAAAAATAGTACAAAAAATTAGGATTGCCAATGCTAGAAATATAGACTGGGAAGATATTACTCAAAGTAAGGATTATATTTACATTGGAGATTTTGGTAACAATAAAGGTAATCGTAAAGATCTTAAAATTTACCGTATCAAAAAAGCAGATATCACTACTACGCAGGGCGACATCAGCGTTTATGCGGATAGTATCTGTTTTAGTTTTAGCGATCAAACTGACTTTTCAGAAAGTTGGCGTAAAAGCGATTATGATTGCGAATCACTTATACACGTAGGAGATAGCTTGTACGTTTTTTCCAAAGATTGGACAGATAGAAAGTGCCGCTTATATAGCTTGCCTGATAGACCTGGTACGTATATAGCCAAATCTCACGGTGGCTTTGATGCACGTGGTTTAATTACAGGTGCCGCAGTTAGCCCAGACGGCAAAAAAATTGCACTTATCGGCTATGAAAGAGATCCAAAAAAAGGTTCAGATGTATTTATATGGATATTTACCGATATTACCCCATACAATTTTCTTCTTTCTAACAAAGAAAGAATTGACTTAGGATTAGAATCAGTACTTGGTCAAACTGAAGGAATAGACTTTAAGGATAACAATACGGTTTATATCTCCAATGAAGAATTAGAAGAGCACAAAGTACCAGGCCGACTGTATTCTGTCAGAATTCCATGA